The following coding sequences are from one Methanococcoides orientis window:
- a CDS encoding heparan-alpha-glucosaminide N-acetyltransferase — protein MTELHERFWEIDLLRGIAIIMMVGFHLLYDINHMGAYDINLASGAGFIFGRLSAILFIIIVGISLSLSNSRKKRIHDPENGLMKYTKRGVKIFLWGMIITAGSYIFLRDGVIVFGILHFIGVAIILAYPFLRYKVANLMLAIPVIVIGSWMQTFAIGSTWLFWLGLRSDGFHSYDYFPLFPWFGILLLGIFLGNSLYPDYNRTSPISRMPNISDLLPVKTLCYMGERSLMIYLFHQPVLVILLYATGIADLSQLYP, from the coding sequence ATGACAGAACTTCATGAACGATTCTGGGAAATAGACCTTCTAAGAGGCATAGCTATCATAATGATGGTTGGATTTCATCTACTATACGATATCAACCACATGGGCGCCTATGATATCAACCTCGCATCAGGAGCAGGATTCATTTTCGGAAGGCTCAGTGCAATACTGTTCATAATAATCGTCGGGATCTCACTATCCCTTAGTAATTCCAGAAAAAAGAGAATACATGATCCAGAAAACGGACTCATGAAATACACAAAAAGGGGGGTTAAGATTTTCCTCTGGGGAATGATCATAACTGCTGGCAGCTACATTTTCCTCAGGGACGGTGTGATCGTGTTTGGCATACTCCATTTCATCGGAGTTGCCATCATCCTTGCATACCCATTCCTAAGATATAAGGTAGCAAACCTCATGCTTGCCATACCCGTTATTGTCATCGGATCGTGGATGCAGACCTTTGCCATAGGAAGTACATGGCTTTTCTGGCTTGGACTTCGATCGGACGGGTTTCATTCATATGATTACTTCCCACTTTTCCCGTGGTTCGGAATTTTGCTCCTTGGAATCTTTCTGGGAAATTCATTATATCCAGACTACAACAGGACATCCCCGATATCCAGGATGCCGAATATTTCAGACCTTTTGCCTGTAAAAACTCTCTGTTACATGGGAGAGAGATCATTGATGATCTATTTGTTCCATCAACCGGTACTCGTGATATTATTATACGCCACAGGCATTGCAGATTTGAGTCAGCTTTACCCATAA
- a CDS encoding Zn-ribbon domain-containing protein has translation MPHKCTRCEKIFEDGAEVILSGCPNCGWNKFLYVKDMEPETDIEDAVAEELPEKEETEVTDPADQFIKEIDDIIGIEHQEREVVEEEGERVESVRILGPGSYELNLNSLLERDEIVMAIKQDGTYAVDLSSAFRKKRKKPE, from the coding sequence ATGCCACACAAATGTACCCGATGCGAAAAAATATTTGAAGACGGGGCCGAGGTAATTCTAAGCGGCTGTCCGAACTGTGGATGGAACAAGTTCCTCTACGTCAAGGACATGGAACCAGAAACAGATATCGAAGATGCTGTTGCTGAAGAGCTGCCTGAAAAAGAAGAGACAGAAGTAACCGATCCCGCAGACCAGTTCATCAAGGAAATAGATGACATCATTGGCATTGAGCACCAGGAAAGAGAGGTAGTTGAGGAAGAAGGAGAAAGAGTGGAATCCGTAAGGATACTCGGACCTGGATCCTATGAACTGAACCTTAACTCACTTCTTGAGCGTGACGAAATTGTGATGGCAATAAAACAGGACGGAACATACGCAGTTGATCTCTCATCTGCATTCCGCAAGAAAAGAAAGAAACCTGAGTGA